The following are encoded in a window of Podospora pseudoanserina strain CBS 124.78 chromosome 6, whole genome shotgun sequence genomic DNA:
- a CDS encoding hypothetical protein (EggNog:ENOG503NXZ5; COG:S) — MQSGLSEVSNSETHKPTDSTPSTASQYGIRRPSSQPRPGSQSQRRARSPSPGARGSELDVSELDHKLDRLNVAGVEVDVDTAPSYELVAGQRISEYENASSVMLSNRQSPRPASDSKPTSNGVPFKSAQLTDFPNELLTQVLSHLHPDSHGAVALVSKRFYALVTTPYAWRTAFLRYFPGRDALAESKKSGQKEQEGESHHDVIRSEVRFFTRLTTSASWRSEYLLRTRLLRSVVRGKPGSGGVGTSTKASQKKSGAVLTYNSKLPWMISTVHANFTGGRQGPKVIHGSRDLGIATTSDPTTGRLDKVGLDDPFSFQQLDEVFPDLDFWGLDDGLAAVPNVLDVSQQYGLVGGEGFPGGRVYFKGAGDLRGKYLGQDDVIIDMEPEIPKIPELMEAVSAVWIAKTPNPMQVTNSMVGIMTGSTLGVVTAYTLGIDSTGPRFSKGDMTARWVLCPGVPVVDIKVDDNYSLKRKALGRVWAVALNALGEVFYLRDVPTPPLVKGKLEQMVRHAWYSGRTAYWELIEATRRTARPDEFDRNVVRGSYSPRSPCNSMRLNKDQIIAESKEIEKFFRYKPEHWRKACLGWDMLRKLEVDFAGGDENRAGEGIFVVTMGHGRGEQASVLRLVRAESRPLVTTPSGPTTPLAQPFHSSIFGDQVVPNGPGKTSVGSGLNTPRTEENAAKPDSEEWKLTEFTFKSNASTEITASSMDLSTFAVMAPFEDPLHSGSQLADPPGTPTSGHASGEIPGRRARLLAIGTSTGSIVLWNARDASPVVKPVRVIQTDSPEISSLGVSALYVVHGGSDGLVQAWDPLASTLEPIRTLNARPSGRIPRHILQSNPALQHANFYKVGAIFLDPDPTALRGVLAFGTFLRYWTYSSTNQVTGRKRRHRHNDVHGRLAGRRDGAGVDSYIAAEAAEMRREQEHRSKELDRLRKRFGVGLAELTEEEALQYAQMISEESLLLDEQRRFSASDTASGSNADLGSLDGSSSGSSSSSTAETITPEPSISNGGVATAAWASSSSVVLAPLPEETTEDDFEAQMQRAIRLSLLESGGDSSGQVTDCYSPVGQHQSEEDLEMYQEFQVVVKKPNGRGKKDKGKGVTNGGGGGGSGSNAMVDKMYGYNGVSGVNSVVDLGGGGGDGEMDDDLALALRLSILEEEERLRRLGEEREEGVVNGEWEREGEEEEFPALEVKGKGKGRA, encoded by the exons ACCACAAGCTGGACCGACTGAACGTCGCTGGTGTTGAAGTCGATGTTGATACTGCTCCAAGCTATGAGCTGGTCGCCGGCCAGCGCATCTCGGAATATGAAAATGCGTCATCAGTGATGCTCTCGAACCGTCAGAGTCCTCGCCCGGCTTCCGACTCGAAGCCCACCAGCAATGGCGTGCCCTTCAAGAGTGCCCAGCTGACCGACTTTCCCAATG AACTCCTGACCCAagtcctctcccacctccatcccgaCTCGCACGGCGCTGTGGCTTTAGTGTCGAAGCGGTTTTATGCGCTTGTTACGACCCCTTATGCCTGGCGGACTGCCTTCCTGCGATACTTCCCTGGGCGTGATGCCCTGGCAGAATCGAAGAAGTCTGGTCAAAAGGAACAGGAGGGCGAATCTCACCATGATGTCATCAGGTCCGAGGTTCGATTCTTCACTCGGCTGACCACGTCTGCCTCGTGGCGCAGCGAGTACTTGTTGCGCACTCGCCTGCTCAGGAGCGTGGTTCGTGGAAAGCCgggtagtggtggtgttgggacgTCTACGAAAGCCAGCCAGAAGAAGTCCGGTGCTGTGTTGACGTACAATTCGAAACTGCCGTGGATGATATCGACCGTTCATGCCAACTTCACTGGTGGCAGGCAAGGACCGAAGGTCATTCATGGCTCTCGCGACCTCGGTATCGCCACGACCAGCGATCCGACTACGGGTCGACTGGACAAGGTCGGGCTCGATGACCCCTTTTCGTTTCAGCAGTTGGATGAGGTTTTCCCCGACCTTGACTTTTGGGGTCTGGATGACGGCCTGGCTGCGGTTCCAAATGTTTTGGATGTGAGCCAGCAGTATGGAttggttggtggagaaggctTTCCTGGTGGCCGGGTGTACTTCAAGGGTGCTGGAGACTTGCGTGGCAAGTATCTGGGCCAGGACGATGTCATTATTGACATGGAACCCGAGATTCCTAAGATCCCGGAGCTCATGGAGGCTGTCTCTGCTGTTTGGATTGCCAAGACGCCCAACCCCATGCAGGTGACAAACTCCATGGTAGGCATCATGACTGGTTCTACGCTCGGTGTTGTAACTGCTTACACACTGGGCATTGACTCAACTGGGCCTCGGTTTTCCAAGGGCGACATGACCGCTCGCTGGGTTCTCTGCCCAGGTGTTCCCGTTGTCGACATCAAGGTGGATGATAACTACAGCTTGAAGCGCAAAGCTCTGGGTCGAGTTTGGGCCGTTGCTTTGAACGCGTTGGGTGAGGTATTCTACCTTCGGGATGTTCCCACGCCGCCCCTGGTCAAAGGCAAGCTCGAACAGATGGTCAGGCACGCCTGGTACTCTGGTCGGACTGCCTACTGGGAACTCATCGAGGCCACTCGCCGTACGGCTAGACCTGATGAGTTTGATAGGAACGTCGTCCGTGGCTCTTACTCACCCCGATCACCTTGCAATTCTATGAGATTGAACAAAGACCAGATCATTGCTGAGTCCAAGGAAATCGAAAAGTTCTTTCGATACAAGCCTGAACATTGGCGGAAGGCGTGCCTCGGCTGGGACATGCTGCGCAAGCTCGAGGTCGACTTTGCTGGGGGGGATGAAAACAGAGCTGGGGAAGGCATTTTTGTGGTCACCATGGGTCATGGCAGGGGCGAACAGGCATCTGTCCTCAGGCTTGTCCGGGCAGAGAGTCGGCCTCTGGTGACTACGCCTTCAGGGCCGACGACACCCCTGGCTCAGCCTTTTCATTCGTCCATTTTCGGTGATCAGGTGGTTCCGAATGGACCGGGCAAAACATCTGTCGGCTCTGGTCTGAACACTCCTCGAACCGAGGAGAATGCCGCAAAACCGGACTCTGAGGAATGGAAGCTCACTGAGTTCACTTTCAAGAGCAATGCCAGTACCGAGATTACGGCGAGCTCCATGGACCTGTCCACCTTTGCAGTCATGGCGCCTTTCGAAGATCCTCTGCATTCTGGCTCGCAGCTCGCTGACCCTCCTGGCACGCCTACTTCTGGGCATGCTTCGGGTGAGATTCCGGGCCGCCGCGCGCGCTTGTTGGCCATTGGCACCAGCACCGGGTCGATTGTGCTGTGGAATGCGCGAGACGCGTCCCCCGTGGTGAAGCCGGTGAGAGTCATTCAGACCGACTCGCCTGAGATCTCCAGTCTGGGTGTGTCGGCGTTGTATGTAGTTCACGGAGGTAGTGACGGGCTCGTGCAAGCATGGGACCCTCTGGCCTCGACGCTTGAGCCCATAAGAACGCTCAACGCCAGACCCTCGGGACGCATTCCACGCCACATCCTCCAATCAAACCCTGCTCTCCAACACGCCAACTTCTACAAGGTCGGTGCCATTTTTTTGGACCCTGACCCGACGGCCTTGCGTGGTGTCCTTGCGTTTGGTACATTTCTGCGATACTGGACCTACAGCTCTACCAACCAAGTAACTGGACGCAAGCGTCGCCATCGTCACAATGATGTTCACGGGCGGCTGGCTGGTCGCCGTGATGGTGCCGGTGTTGACTCGTACATTGCGGCTGAAGCGGCAGAGATGCGCAGGGAGCAGGAACACCGCTCCAAGGAACTCGACCGTCTCCGCAAGCGGTTTGGTGTCGGTCTTGCTGAGctcaccgaggaggaagcgctGCAGTATGCCCAGATGATCTCGGAAGAGTCGCTTCTTTTGGATGAACAGCGCCGCTTCAGCGCAAGTGACACGGCCAGTGGATCGAATGCCGATTTGGGGTCGTTGGATGGgagcagcagtggcagcagtagcagcagcactgCTGAGACCATCACCCCTGAACCGAGCATTTccaatggtggtgttgccaCTGCCGCGTGGGCGAGTTCTTCCTCTGTGGTTTTGGCTCCTTTGCCAGAGGAGACGACGGAGGACGATTTCGAGGCGCAGATGCAGAGGGCGATTAGGTTGTCGCTTTTGGAGAGCGGGGGGGATTCTTCGGGGCAGGTGACTGATTGCTATTCTCCGGTTGGGCAGCATCagagtgaggaggatctGGAGATGTATCAAGAGTTTCAGGTGGTGGTTAAGAAACCTaatgggagggggaagaaggataaGGGGAAGGGTGTTACGaatgggggcgggggtggtgggagtggatCGAATGCAATGGTGGATAAGATGTATGGGTATAACGGGGTTAGTGGGGTCAACAGTGTTGTTGActtgggcggtggtggtggtgacggggagatggatgatgatttggCGTTGGCATTGAGGTTGAGTAtattggaggaggaggagaggttgaggaggttgggggaggagagggaggaaggggtggtgaatggggagtgggagagggagggggaggaggaggagtttccTGCtttggaggtgaaggggaaggggaaggggagggcttga